The following proteins are co-located in the Pseudomonas antarctica genome:
- a CDS encoding acyl-CoA dehydrogenase, whose amino-acid sequence MAGKASFNWIDPLLLDQQLTEEERMVRDSAEQFAQDKLAPRVLEAFRHEKTDPAIFREMGETGLLGAMIPEQYGGSGLSYVSYGLIAREVERVDSGYRSMMSVQSSLVMVPINEFGTEAQKQKYLPKLASGEWIGCFGLTEPNHGSDPGAMITRARKVDGGYSLTGAKMWITNSPIADVFVVWGKDDAGDIRGFVLEKGWKGLSAPAIHGKVGLRASITGEIVMDNVFVPEENIFPDVRGLKGPFTCLNSARYGISWGALGAAEFCWHTARQYTLDRHQFGRPLAATQLIQKKLADMQTEITLALQGCLRLGRMKDEGTAAVEITSIMKRNSCGKSLDIARMARDMLGGNGISDEFGVARHLVNLEVVNTYEGTHDVHALILGRAQTGLQAFY is encoded by the coding sequence ATGGCTGGTAAGGCAAGCTTCAACTGGATCGATCCACTGCTGCTGGATCAACAGCTCACCGAAGAGGAGCGCATGGTGCGAGACAGCGCTGAGCAATTCGCCCAGGACAAGCTGGCGCCGCGTGTGCTCGAAGCCTTCCGCCATGAAAAGACCGACCCCGCGATCTTCCGCGAGATGGGCGAAACTGGCCTGTTGGGTGCGATGATTCCTGAGCAGTACGGTGGCAGCGGCTTGAGTTACGTCAGCTATGGGTTGATTGCCCGTGAGGTCGAGCGTGTCGACTCCGGCTATCGATCGATGATGAGTGTGCAATCCTCGCTGGTCATGGTGCCTATCAATGAGTTCGGTACCGAGGCGCAAAAGCAGAAGTACCTGCCGAAGTTGGCTTCTGGCGAATGGATTGGCTGCTTTGGTCTGACGGAGCCTAACCACGGTTCCGACCCAGGCGCGATGATTACACGTGCACGCAAGGTGGACGGCGGCTACAGCCTGACCGGCGCCAAGATGTGGATCACCAATAGCCCGATCGCTGATGTGTTTGTGGTGTGGGGCAAGGACGATGCCGGCGACATCCGTGGTTTTGTCCTGGAGAAGGGCTGGAAGGGGCTGAGCGCTCCGGCGATTCACGGCAAGGTGGGCCTGCGGGCTTCGATTACCGGTGAGATTGTCATGGATAACGTGTTTGTGCCGGAAGAGAACATCTTCCCGGATGTCCGTGGCTTGAAGGGGCCATTCACCTGCCTCAACTCCGCGCGCTATGGCATCTCCTGGGGGGCGCTGGGTGCCGCCGAGTTCTGCTGGCACACCGCGCGCCAGTACACCTTGGATCGTCATCAATTTGGTCGTCCGCTGGCGGCGACCCAGTTGATCCAGAAGAAACTTGCCGACATGCAGACCGAGATCACTCTGGCCTTGCAAGGCTGCCTGCGTCTGGGGCGTATGAAGGATGAAGGTACGGCGGCGGTTGAGATTACCTCGATCATGAAGCGCAACTCCTGCGGCAAGTCCCTGGATATCGCGCGTATGGCGCGGGATATGTTGGGTGGCAACGGCATTTCCGACGAGTTCGGGGTGGCGCGTCACCTGGTCAACCTGGAGGTGGTTAACACCTACGAGGGCACTCATGACGTGCACGCTTTGATTCTCGGGCGCGCGCAAACCGGCCTTCAGGCGTTCTATTAA
- a CDS encoding Re/Si-specific NAD(P)(+) transhydrogenase subunit alpha yields MHIGVPLETQTGETRVAATPETIKKLIGQGHKVTVQSGAGLNASIVDSAYETAGATIGSANDAFGAELILKVVAPSDSELALIKSGTVLVGMLNPFSNETITRLAERGITAFALEAAPRTSRAQSLDVLSSQANIAGYKAVLLAAHHYPRFMPMLMTAAGTVKAARVLILGAGVAGLQAIATAKRLGAVIEASDVRPAVKEQIESLGAKFVDVPYETDEERECAVGVGGYARPMPSSWMQRQALAVHERAKQADIVITTALIPGRKAPTLLSAETVAQMKPGSVVIDLAAAQGGNCPLTVADQVVVENGVTICGPTNLAGAVAADASALYARNLLDFLKLVFTKEGQFEINLEDDIVAACLMCRDGQVIRKNA; encoded by the coding sequence GTGCACATTGGTGTTCCTCTCGAAACCCAGACCGGTGAAACGCGGGTGGCTGCCACCCCGGAAACCATCAAGAAGCTGATCGGCCAGGGCCATAAGGTCACTGTTCAAAGCGGAGCAGGCCTCAACGCCAGCATCGTCGACAGTGCCTATGAAACGGCAGGCGCAACCATTGGCAGTGCCAACGATGCGTTTGGCGCCGAGCTGATTCTCAAAGTGGTTGCCCCCAGCGACAGTGAGCTGGCGCTGATCAAAAGCGGTACCGTGCTGGTGGGCATGCTCAATCCGTTCAGCAACGAAACCATTACCAGGCTGGCCGAACGCGGCATTACTGCCTTCGCGCTTGAAGCCGCACCACGTACGTCGCGCGCCCAGAGCCTCGACGTGCTGTCGTCTCAAGCCAACATCGCCGGCTATAAAGCGGTCCTGCTGGCAGCCCACCACTACCCGCGCTTCATGCCGATGCTGATGACCGCAGCAGGCACCGTCAAAGCCGCTCGCGTGCTGATCCTCGGGGCGGGTGTTGCGGGCCTTCAGGCCATCGCCACGGCGAAACGTCTGGGCGCAGTGATCGAAGCGTCTGACGTACGCCCCGCAGTAAAAGAGCAAATCGAATCCCTCGGCGCCAAGTTCGTCGACGTACCCTATGAAACCGATGAAGAGCGCGAATGCGCCGTCGGTGTCGGCGGATATGCTCGCCCGATGCCGTCGAGCTGGATGCAACGCCAGGCCCTGGCCGTACACGAACGCGCCAAGCAAGCCGACATCGTCATCACCACCGCATTGATCCCAGGTCGCAAGGCACCCACCCTGCTCAGCGCCGAGACCGTCGCGCAAATGAAGCCAGGCTCGGTGGTCATCGACCTCGCCGCAGCCCAAGGCGGTAACTGCCCGCTAACGGTGGCCGATCAGGTCGTCGTGGAAAACGGCGTGACCATCTGCGGCCCGACCAACCTGGCCGGCGCCGTAGCCGCCGATGCTTCTGCTCTATATGCGCGCAACCTGCTGGACTTCCTGAAGCTGGTCTTCACCAAGGAAGGGCAGTTTGAAATCAACCTCGAAGACGACATCGTCGCCGCGTGCCTGATGTGCCGCGACGGCCAAGTCATCCGCAAAAACGCCTAA
- a CDS encoding LysR family transcriptional regulator, with protein sequence MRRKIPSTTALVSFEAAARHESFTKAAHELSITQGAICRQIASLEEFLSVELFRRSRRGVKLTEAGLSYSRRVATQLDAVERDTLSIMGQQGTNIIELAVVPTFGTQWLIPRLKDFQRQHPEVTVNLTNRTRPFLFADTEFDAAIYFGDADWSGTESHRLMGENPLPVCSPRLLGTRTHFSPQEIAELPLLQQTTRPYAWRQWFNAQQLNIPRDMTGPRYELFSMLSQAAMHDMGIALIPPFLIQRELKENQLVIASPEALNSSKAYYLMIPERKVESASLHAFRDWLIDQSQRYSPGI encoded by the coding sequence ATGCGCAGAAAAATTCCCAGCACCACGGCCCTGGTCAGTTTTGAAGCAGCGGCCCGCCACGAGAGCTTTACCAAGGCGGCGCACGAGCTTTCCATCACCCAGGGCGCCATCTGTCGACAGATAGCCAGCCTTGAGGAGTTTTTGAGTGTCGAGCTGTTTCGTCGCTCACGACGCGGGGTGAAGCTGACAGAGGCGGGACTGTCCTATAGCCGTCGCGTCGCCACGCAGCTGGACGCAGTTGAGCGTGACACCTTGTCGATAATGGGGCAGCAGGGCACCAACATCATCGAGCTGGCGGTGGTTCCAACCTTTGGCACCCAATGGCTGATTCCTCGCCTCAAGGACTTTCAACGTCAGCACCCGGAAGTGACGGTCAACCTCACCAACCGCACGCGCCCCTTTCTATTTGCCGATACCGAATTCGATGCCGCGATCTACTTTGGCGATGCTGACTGGTCCGGTACGGAGTCCCATCGACTGATGGGAGAAAACCCCCTCCCCGTGTGCAGCCCAAGATTACTGGGCACCCGTACCCACTTCAGCCCCCAGGAGATAGCAGAACTGCCTCTGCTGCAGCAGACCACGAGACCTTACGCCTGGCGCCAATGGTTCAACGCGCAACAACTGAACATACCCCGTGACATGACAGGGCCTCGTTACGAGCTATTCTCGATGCTGTCCCAGGCCGCCATGCATGACATGGGAATCGCGCTGATTCCACCATTCCTCATCCAGCGCGAGCTAAAAGAGAACCAGCTGGTGATCGCGAGCCCCGAGGCACTGAACAGCTCCAAGGCTTACTACCTGATGATTCCCGAGAGAAAAGTCGAATCTGCATCACTGCATGCTTTCAGGGACTGGCTTATTGACCAGTCACAACGCTACAGCCCAGGCATTTAA